One window of Atribacter laminatus genomic DNA carries:
- a CDS encoding C-GCAxxG-C-C family (seleno)protein translates to MSNQAKNIIIWGAGKIGRGFIADLFFKAGYNLTFVDSNWELIKQLNSQKQYTIVNLPSLEEKEEVIIKDFQAFHISEKDQIFQKINERSILSLVVFPSAFEQIAKDIALIIEKRSMNKINRPLDILMSTNTFQPSEQFKKYLFKELSKAGREYFYQYIGLVDTLIIRMGIEPTPEMKEKDALTVLTNGYPELTLDRKSFKGEPPQFKSFVYTTNMSHEEKRKMYTYNTIHAVYAYLGEQKEYQYIIESIQDQAIQQMAVEALNESSRALQKEFGYSDEEMKEWNNRVLKNMANPMLKDKINRVGADPIRKLKKEDRLIGPALMCIRNGIMPYFLAKAVAAAFLFVSEEDQASRTIQEYLKNHSIKEAIREFCQLDREVELIQLISDHYQKLSETKNVNEDLSRIKVKKQLYEIGFEYEKEYRGCAQCLIAAFFKYVGKSNPSLFQSASGFSGGMAITGDGPCGGYSGGTMIMGSYVGRRLEKLDIDGDKETQYKAYEMAQKLHDKFIETYGSVICADIHKQIFGKSFCLKSKEVRKEFEEAGAHLDKCTTVVAMAASWVADILRDEGYL, encoded by the coding sequence AAATATTATCATTTGGGGAGCAGGAAAGATTGGTCGAGGATTTATCGCAGATTTATTTTTTAAGGCAGGATACAACTTAACCTTTGTCGATTCCAATTGGGAGTTAATAAAGCAATTAAATTCCCAAAAGCAATACACTATAGTAAACCTCCCCAGTCTTGAAGAAAAAGAAGAAGTCATTATTAAAGATTTTCAGGCTTTTCATATCAGCGAAAAAGACCAAATTTTCCAAAAAATAAATGAACGTTCGATTTTATCACTGGTTGTCTTCCCATCAGCTTTCGAACAGATCGCCAAAGACATTGCTTTAATTATTGAAAAACGATCTATGAATAAAATTAATCGTCCTCTTGATATTCTCATGAGCACAAATACCTTTCAGCCCTCAGAGCAATTCAAAAAATATCTTTTTAAAGAGCTTTCTAAAGCCGGAAGGGAATATTTTTACCAATATATTGGGTTGGTAGATACCTTAATTATCCGAATGGGAATTGAGCCCACTCCAGAAATGAAAGAAAAGGATGCGCTAACCGTTTTAACCAATGGATACCCGGAACTTACCTTGGATAGAAAGTCATTCAAGGGAGAACCACCCCAATTTAAAAGCTTTGTTTACACCACCAATATGTCGCACGAGGAAAAGAGAAAAATGTATACCTATAATACCATTCACGCTGTGTATGCCTACCTGGGAGAGCAAAAAGAATATCAATATATTATTGAATCCATTCAAGATCAAGCAATTCAACAAATGGCAGTCGAAGCACTCAACGAATCAAGCCGAGCGCTACAAAAAGAGTTTGGTTATTCTGATGAGGAAATGAAGGAATGGAATAACCGAGTTCTAAAAAATATGGCAAACCCCATGTTAAAAGATAAAATTAACCGGGTAGGAGCCGATCCCATTCGAAAGCTGAAAAAAGAAGATCGGCTTATCGGACCTGCTCTCATGTGCATCCGAAATGGCATTATGCCCTATTTTCTGGCGAAAGCCGTTGCTGCTGCCTTTCTTTTTGTTTCAGAAGAAGATCAAGCATCACGAACCATTCAGGAATACTTAAAAAATCACTCGATAAAAGAGGCCATTCGAGAGTTTTGCCAGCTTGATCGGGAAGTTGAATTGATTCAATTGATTTCCGATCATTATCAAAAACTCAGTGAAACAAAAAATGTAAATGAAGATTTATCCAGAATAAAAGTAAAAAAACAACTTTACGAAATTGGGTTTGAGTACGAAAAGGAATATCGAGGGTGTGCTCAATGCCTCATTGCCGCTTTCTTTAAGTATGTCGGAAAATCAAATCCTTCTCTCTTCCAATCAGCGAGTGGTTTTTCCGGAGGCATGGCGATTACTGGCGACGGTCCCTGTGGTGGTTATTCAGGGGGCACAATGATAATGGGAAGCTACGTCGGAAGGCGACTTGAAAAATTAGACATTGATGGTGATAAAGAAACCCAGTACAAAGCCTATGAAATGGCGCAAAAACTCCATGATAAATTTATTGAAACCTATGGAAGCGTGATTTGTGCTGACATTCACAAACAAATCTTCGGAAAATCCTTTTGTTTAAAATCAAAAGAAGTTCGAAAAGAGTTCGAAGAAGCTGGAGCTCACCTCGACAAATGTACCACAGTTGTAGCTATGGCCGCCTCCTGGGTAGCCGACATTCTAAGGGATGAAGGATATTTATAG